The Qipengyuania oceanensis genome includes the window GGAAGAATGCGAAAAGCTGTGACAGCTTCGCGGCTTACTTCTTCTTGCCGGCGATCGGCTTGGCCTTGCCCTTGCGGGTGCGGGCGTTGGTGTGGGTGCGCTGGCCGCGAACGGGAAGACCCGCACGATGCCGCAGGCCACGGTAGGACTTGAGGTCCATCAGCCGCTTGATGTTCATCGCGGTATCGCGGCGCAGGTCGCCTTCGACCTGATAATCAGAATCGATCGTTTCACGGATCCGCAGGACTTCCTCGTCGGACAGGTCCTGAACGCGGCGGGTGTGATCGATGCCGAGCTTGTCGGCGATCTGGACGGCCGTGGTGCGGCCGATACCGTGAATGTAGGTGAGCGCGATGATTACGCGCTTGTTGGTGGGGATATTCACCCCGGCAATACGAGCCACTTACTTCTCCATGCTCCACAGGGCCTTGCGGTTGCGCGCCCTATCTCAACGCCTTGTTATTCAACGCTTTCCCGCAGTCGGAACGGCCATAGGCCCGGATGGCGCGCAATTAGGCTGCCGCCTGCCGGACTCGCTGGAAGTGTCGAATGGGTGCGCAAATAAGGGGATTCGCCCCCGGCGTCAACCGGCAAGCGCAGGAAACCGACGCGTCGGACCGAAGGCCCGCGCTGCCTTTCTCCCGCCGGTACTACACCAAGCGCCGAGCGACGTCAAAACCCGCGCGCGCCGGCTTGCCGGAATCAGAAGTTCGTCCGGCTCTGCCCGCCGTCCATCAGGATGTTCTGTCCGATGATGAAGCCTGCATGGGCGCTCGCCAGGAAAGCGCAGGCCGCGCCGAATTCGTCCGGACGGCCGATCCGCCCGGTCGGGGTCGCGGCATCGCGCGCCGCCTCGATCTCCGCCACGCTCCGGCCCGTACGCTCGGCAGCAGCGGCGATGATCGCATCCTGCCGGTCGGTGTCGAAACTCCCCGGCAGGAGGTTGTTGATCGCGACGTTCGACCCGGCGACCTGCCGCGCGACACCCGACAGGAAGCCGGTCAGCCCGGCCCGTGCGCCGGAGGAAAGATCGAGCTTCTCGATCCCCGTGACGACGCTTGCCGAGGTGATGTTCACGATCCGCCCGAAGCCCCGTTCGACCATGCCGTCGATCACCAGTTGCACGAGCGCGATCGGGGTGGCCATGTTGGCTTCCACGCCCTTGATCAGGTCGGCATGGGATACGTCCCGGAAATCGCGCGGGGGCGGCCCGCCCGCGTTGTTGACCAGGATATCGACCGGGGCGACCGCGACCAGCGCCTCGCGCACGGCCGGATCGGTGACGTCGCCCGCGATCGCCGTGATTGTCGCTCCGGTAGAGGCGCGCAGTTCCGCAGCGGTTTTCTCGAGCGTTGCCTCGTCGCGTCCGTTCACGACCACCGAACACCCCGCCTTGGCAAGCGCGGTTGCGCAAGCCCTGCCCAGCCCGCGACTGGACGCACAAACGACCGCGTGGCGACCTGCGATTCCCAAATCCATCACTGCAATCCTCTCGTCAGCTCGTCGTGAGATAGCGGATCAGCGCGAGCCGGCAGGCGCATCGTCTGCGCCCGCTGCCTCTGCTGCCCCGTCGCTCGGTTCGTCATGCGCTTGTGCCGCAGCAGGTATCGGGCCCAGGTGCGCGGCCAGGCGCGTCAGTTGCTCGGTCATCACGCCGTCGACCGCGCTCGAAATCTTCGGAACCTCGTAGCGCATCGCGCCGCCGACGACGTATTCCCACAGGATCCGCGTGCCGCTTTCGACCGGCTTCAAGGTTACCGTCAGCACTCCGTCGACCGGCTCGCTCTGCAGCGGGCCGAGGCCGCCGCGCATCCGCAACACCTGCTCGGGCAGCGCGAGAAGCACGGTCATGTGCTGCACGCTGCCGGCCAGCGCGATCTTCTCGCCCTCGTCCTTCGCCGGCAGCCGCTCGCAGAAACAGCCTCCGCCTTGCGGAACGATCGTCATGTTCGCGGCATCGCCCGACCAGCTGTGTTCGCCATTCCACCACTTCGACGGCGTGACCAGGGCGAGCCAAGTTTCCATCGGGGTCGCGGCGACATCGGCCGTTGCGCGGGTAACGAAGAGATAGCTCTTCGTTTCGACCACCTCAGCATGGGCGGCTGTCCCGCCAATTAGCAGCGCGGCCACGAGCATTGCGCTCTTCAGTCCTGCGATCATGTCCGCGTGTCCCTCCCCTTATGCCTCATGCATAACGCGGCAGGCGGGTGTGACAAGCGGCGCGAGCAGGTCGCCTCAGGTAAGGATCGCGTCGATCGAGTGGGTCACGTCTTCGATCGAGGCCATGCCGTCGACCTTGGTGACGATACCGCGCGTTTCGTAATACGGCAGGATCGGCGCGGTCTTGGCGCGATATTCCTGCATCCGCGTGCGCACGGTCGCCTCGTTGTCGTCCGGGCGGCGCTTGAACTCGGTCGAGCCGCACTTGTCGCAGACGCCTTCGACGCGCGGACGCTTGTAGCGTTCGTGATAGCCCTCGCCGCAATTGGCGCAGGTGTACCTACCGGTAATCCGGTCGACCAGGGCATCCTCGTTGACTTCGAGCTCGATCACGTGGTCGAGCGAACGCCCGTGTCGCGCCAGAATCTCGTCGAGTGCGATCGCCTGCGCCTCGGTCCGCGGATAGCCGTCGAAGATAGCGCCGACCTGCGGGCCCATCGCGGTCAATTCCGCATCGATCAGGGCCGACACGATCTCGTCCGAAACGAGCTCGCCGCGGTCCATGACTTCCTTCGCCTGCACGCCCACAGGTGTCTGCGCCTTGACCGCCGCGCGCAGCATGTCGCCGGTCGACAACTGCCGCATCCCGTGGTGTTCCACGAGGCGATTGGCCTGCGTTCCCTTGCCTGCGCCCGGAGGCCCCAGAAGAATGATATCCATCTGTCAGAAACCTCCCAGCACTTGCCGTGTTAGCGCATCCGGCCCTTGAGCTTGGCCTTCTTGATCAGGTCGCCATACTGGTGCGCCAGCAGATGCGACTGGATCTGGCTGATCGTGTCAACGGTGACGTTCACGACGATCAACAGGCTGGTCCCGCCAAGGAACAACGGAATACCGGTTTGCGCGATACCCCATTCGGGAATGACGCAGACGAGCGCCAGGTAGATCGCGCCGACCACGGTGATGCGGGTCAGCACGTAATCGAGATATTCCTCGGTCCGCTTGCCCGGACGGATGCCGGGGATGAAGCCACCGTTCTTCTTCAGGTTCTCTGCCGTTTCCTCGGGATTGAAGACGACGGCGGTGTAGAAGAAGGCGAAGAAGATGATGCCGGCCGCATAGAGCGCCATGTAGAGCGGCTGCCCGTGCGCCAGGTACTGGTTCAGCGTCACGATGATGCTGCCCGCAGTGCTTTCGGTGTTGACCGAGTTACCGGCGAACTGCGTGATCGTGAGCGGCAGCAGCAGCAGCGAGCTGGCGAAGATCGGCGGAATGACGCCGGCGGTGTTGAGCTTGAGCGGCAGGTGCGAGCGATCGGCCTGCATCATGCCGCGCTGCGTCGCGCGCTTGGGATACTGGATCAGGAGGCGCCGCTGGGCGCGTTCCATGAAGCTGATGACCAGGATCAGGACCACCAGCATGACCAGGAAGCCGGCGATGATCACCGGCGAAATCGAACCGGTGCGGCCGCCTTCGAAAAGGTTGGCGGTAAAGCCGGGGAACTGGGCGACGATACCGGCCATGATGATCAGCGACACGCCGTTGCCGATGCCGCGGGCGGTGATCTGCTCGCCCAGCCACAGCAGGAACATCGTGCCCCCGACGAGGCTGATGACGCACACGACGCGGAACATGATGCCCGGATCGACCACGGCCTGGATGCCGCTCTGCGCGCCGAAGCTCTCGAGACCCGAGGCCAGGAACCAGCCCTGCATCGCGCACAGGAAGACCGTGCCGTAGCGGGTATACTGGTTGAGCTTCTGGCGACCAGTCGTCCCTTCCTTCTTCAGCGCGGCGAGCGCCGGATGGAGCGAAGCGGCCAGCTGCACCACGATCGACGCCGTGATGTACGGCATCACGCCGAGCGCGATGAGGCTCATGCGCTCGAGGCTGCCGCCGGTGAACATGTTGAACATGTCGAGGATGCCGCCGCGGGTCTGGTCGACCAGGCCCTGGAGGGCCAGCGGATTGATCCCCGGCAGCGGTACGAAGCTGAGGAACCGGAACACGATCAGCGCGCCGATCGTGAACCAGATGCGGTTCTTCAGCTCGGTAGCCTTGGAGAAGTTCGCGAGGCTCAGATTGCTCGCGATATTGTCGGCGCGTGAAGCCATGATATTCGGTCAAATCCCGTGCAGGTGCCGGACGCCCCGGCTCGATCAGGATACATAGGTAGCGAGAGGCGGGATGTCGAACCCCGCCTCCCGAATTATCCCGCTTACTTGGCCTTCTTGGCCTTGTTCGCCTCGGCGCGAGCAGCCTTCTTCTCGTGCTCGGGCTGGCCCTTGTCGATTACTTCGACCGAACCGCCGGCCTTCTCGACCGCCTCGATC containing:
- the secY gene encoding preprotein translocase subunit SecY, whose protein sequence is MASRADNIASNLSLANFSKATELKNRIWFTIGALIVFRFLSFVPLPGINPLALQGLVDQTRGGILDMFNMFTGGSLERMSLIALGVMPYITASIVVQLAASLHPALAALKKEGTTGRQKLNQYTRYGTVFLCAMQGWFLASGLESFGAQSGIQAVVDPGIMFRVVCVISLVGGTMFLLWLGEQITARGIGNGVSLIIMAGIVAQFPGFTANLFEGGRTGSISPVIIAGFLVMLVVLILVISFMERAQRRLLIQYPKRATQRGMMQADRSHLPLKLNTAGVIPPIFASSLLLLPLTITQFAGNSVNTESTAGSIIVTLNQYLAHGQPLYMALYAAGIIFFAFFYTAVVFNPEETAENLKKNGGFIPGIRPGKRTEEYLDYVLTRITVVGAIYLALVCVIPEWGIAQTGIPLFLGGTSLLIVVNVTVDTISQIQSHLLAHQYGDLIKKAKLKGRMR
- a CDS encoding adenylate kinase, which gives rise to MDIILLGPPGAGKGTQANRLVEHHGMRQLSTGDMLRAAVKAQTPVGVQAKEVMDRGELVSDEIVSALIDAELTAMGPQVGAIFDGYPRTEAQAIALDEILARHGRSLDHVIELEVNEDALVDRITGRYTCANCGEGYHERYKRPRVEGVCDKCGSTEFKRRPDDNEATVRTRMQEYRAKTAPILPYYETRGIVTKVDGMASIEDVTHSIDAILT
- a CDS encoding SRPBCC family protein, coding for MIAGLKSAMLVAALLIGGTAAHAEVVETKSYLFVTRATADVAATPMETWLALVTPSKWWNGEHSWSGDAANMTIVPQGGGCFCERLPAKDEGEKIALAGSVQHMTVLLALPEQVLRMRGGLGPLQSEPVDGVLTVTLKPVESGTRILWEYVVGGAMRYEVPKISSAVDGVMTEQLTRLAAHLGPIPAAAQAHDEPSDGAAEAAGADDAPAGSR
- the rpsM gene encoding 30S ribosomal protein S13, with amino-acid sequence MARIAGVNIPTNKRVIIALTYIHGIGRTTAVQIADKLGIDHTRRVQDLSDEEVLRIRETIDSDYQVEGDLRRDTAMNIKRLMDLKSYRGLRHRAGLPVRGQRTHTNARTRKGKAKPIAGKKK
- a CDS encoding SDR family oxidoreductase codes for the protein MDLGIAGRHAVVCASSRGLGRACATALAKAGCSVVVNGRDEATLEKTAAELRASTGATITAIAGDVTDPAVREALVAVAPVDILVNNAGGPPPRDFRDVSHADLIKGVEANMATPIALVQLVIDGMVERGFGRIVNITSASVVTGIEKLDLSSGARAGLTGFLSGVARQVAGSNVAINNLLPGSFDTDRQDAIIAAAAERTGRSVAEIEAARDAATPTGRIGRPDEFGAACAFLASAHAGFIIGQNILMDGGQSRTNF